The following proteins are encoded in a genomic region of Kosakonia oryzae:
- a CDS encoding beta-ketoacyl-[acyl-carrier-protein] synthase family protein: MQTSRKRVVITGIGILSSLAENVADFREALLNKKCGVADSERFSTWFENARAAEVLHDIDYSGLPEGLVDSLDNAALWAYKVGKDALDQAGLADKAASLRDTGLIVGVSSAGTEAFLPLFEQRLQDFSLRKALFSGGFSSCCSSVSTLLGLKGGVELVATACTASPNAVGMAYDFIQNGKSKTMLAVGTEPIYLPTFAGFYALNVMHSDSCTPFSGQSGMSIGEGAGAVVLEEYEHAVARGATIYGEILSYATSCDAFHETGPDPRASGAVQVMHKALENAGLKPEQIDYVNAHGTGTEANDRIETLAMKKVFANHENLLISSTKSYFGHNIGAAGIVELIACLVTLPGQQVLPTLNFTKARPGCDLDYVPNDFLDRKINIFMKNNYAFGGNNCCMIVSMEPASVPVSTYDAKRVAISGIGAVSAIGHTLNEILESVWQGKQDIELCGVTFPDDTLEEAKELLKVLDETGQCADLFGDAFSFSNATLPESEKNFKTFQVTGLEPRKHLRRFDPRKATRGGTFALIALCEALEQGKRKIKRDGDALGLIMGMSRGPQETTYKYLQSLKPDPRKVRTSEFPGSLMNAIPTFCGISEGIKGYTTTLATGENAALGALTYGYEIVRQNLQPQVIVGGADEYFPSMSLYMDAVTQKIQMTASASDYQVYGKDAKGYVPGEGACMLLLEDPQTAAARGAEVLAEVVGYGKSCSNSYFDVAELAEKSSSMALAVSRALADAGISAQEIDLVCGTSNGSDEHSRIEIDAICEVFGEKQPNVPVVNYNACFGFVASAAGLLNLAVIIDCMKKQSVPAIPNTVAFFDERVNFVRQPMKLAIKHVLLVGATEGGNYYALVIKG; the protein is encoded by the coding sequence ATGCAGACAAGCAGGAAAAGGGTTGTCATCACCGGCATCGGAATTTTGTCGTCGCTGGCAGAAAATGTCGCGGATTTCAGAGAGGCGTTGCTGAATAAGAAGTGCGGCGTTGCTGACAGTGAGCGCTTTTCAACATGGTTTGAAAACGCCAGAGCGGCGGAAGTGCTACATGATATCGATTACTCCGGCCTGCCAGAAGGGCTCGTGGACTCACTCGATAACGCTGCGCTGTGGGCTTATAAAGTGGGTAAAGACGCGCTCGATCAGGCGGGGCTGGCGGATAAGGCCGCAAGCCTGCGCGATACCGGCTTAATTGTGGGCGTCTCATCTGCAGGAACTGAAGCGTTTTTACCGCTCTTTGAGCAACGCCTGCAAGATTTTTCCCTGCGCAAGGCGCTCTTTTCCGGCGGCTTCTCTTCCTGCTGCTCCAGCGTCTCCACGCTGCTCGGCCTGAAAGGGGGCGTTGAACTGGTCGCCACCGCCTGTACGGCCAGCCCCAACGCGGTGGGCATGGCATATGATTTTATTCAGAACGGCAAGAGCAAAACCATGCTGGCCGTGGGGACCGAGCCTATCTACCTGCCGACGTTCGCCGGTTTTTATGCGCTGAACGTTATGCATTCGGACTCCTGTACCCCTTTCTCTGGGCAGTCGGGAATGTCGATTGGCGAAGGCGCTGGCGCTGTTGTGCTTGAAGAGTATGAGCATGCGGTTGCGCGCGGGGCGACGATTTACGGCGAGATCCTCTCTTATGCCACCTCCTGCGATGCTTTCCACGAAACCGGGCCGGATCCGCGCGCCAGCGGTGCCGTGCAGGTGATGCACAAAGCGCTGGAGAATGCCGGGCTGAAGCCTGAGCAGATCGATTACGTCAACGCGCATGGCACCGGCACCGAAGCCAACGACCGCATCGAAACGCTGGCAATGAAAAAGGTTTTTGCCAACCACGAAAACCTGCTGATCAGCTCAACCAAATCCTACTTCGGACACAACATCGGCGCGGCGGGCATCGTGGAATTAATCGCCTGCCTGGTGACGCTGCCGGGTCAACAGGTACTGCCGACGCTGAATTTCACGAAAGCGCGTCCGGGATGCGATTTGGACTATGTACCGAATGATTTTCTCGATCGGAAAATCAATATCTTCATGAAGAACAACTATGCGTTCGGCGGTAACAACTGCTGCATGATCGTCAGCATGGAGCCAGCTTCCGTTCCTGTCAGCACCTACGACGCAAAACGCGTGGCGATTTCCGGCATTGGCGCGGTATCGGCTATCGGCCATACACTCAATGAGATCCTCGAAAGCGTCTGGCAAGGCAAGCAAGACATTGAACTGTGCGGAGTAACTTTCCCGGACGATACGCTGGAAGAAGCAAAAGAACTGCTCAAGGTGCTGGATGAGACCGGGCAGTGTGCGGATCTGTTCGGTGACGCATTCTCTTTCAGCAACGCCACGTTGCCGGAGAGCGAAAAGAATTTCAAAACCTTCCAGGTCACCGGCCTTGAGCCACGCAAGCACTTACGTCGTTTTGATCCGCGTAAAGCAACACGTGGCGGTACGTTTGCCCTGATCGCGCTCTGCGAAGCGCTGGAGCAGGGAAAACGTAAAATTAAACGCGATGGCGATGCGCTGGGCCTGATTATGGGGATGTCCCGTGGCCCGCAGGAAACAACCTATAAATATTTGCAGAGCCTGAAACCCGATCCGCGCAAGGTGCGAACCTCGGAGTTTCCGGGTTCATTGATGAACGCGATTCCCACCTTCTGCGGCATTTCAGAAGGGATCAAAGGCTATACCACGACGCTGGCAACCGGTGAAAACGCGGCGCTCGGCGCCTTAACCTACGGCTATGAGATTGTGCGCCAGAACTTGCAACCGCAGGTGATCGTTGGCGGTGCGGATGAATATTTCCCCTCAATGTCGCTCTATATGGATGCGGTCACGCAGAAGATCCAGATGACCGCGTCGGCAAGCGATTATCAGGTCTATGGCAAAGACGCCAAAGGATACGTGCCCGGTGAAGGCGCCTGTATGCTGCTGCTGGAAGATCCGCAGACAGCCGCGGCGCGCGGTGCAGAAGTGCTGGCGGAAGTGGTGGGTTACGGGAAGTCATGCAGCAACAGTTATTTCGATGTTGCCGAGCTGGCGGAAAAATCCTCCTCCATGGCGCTGGCAGTGAGCCGTGCGCTTGCCGACGCTGGCATTAGCGCGCAAGAGATCGATCTGGTGTGCGGCACCAGCAATGGCAGCGACGAGCATTCGCGGATTGAAATTGACGCTATCTGCGAGGTGTTTGGCGAGAAACAACCGAACGTCCCGGTCGTTAACTACAACGCCTGCTTTGGTTTTGTCGCGTCAGCGGCGGGTTTGCTCAACCTTGCAGTAATCATCGATTGCATGAAAAAACAGTCCGTTCCGGCGATTCCTAATACCGTGGCGTTCTTCGATGAACGTGTGAACTTTGTCCGTCAGCCGATGAAACTGGCAATCAAGCATGTCTTGTTGGTAGGGGCAACGGAAGGTGGGAACTATTACGCACTGGTAATTAAGGGATAA
- a CDS encoding hotdog family protein — MSKYRIPTKIFLEMGGWRQPLIMVDKIDDYKYGENGYVKVVKHVTYNDPWLSGHFPDDPIMPGVIISEIFGQASEYFSFLTDICDIYREKYHVELSSLRDIHARINEPEMLDIIRTRRAQVRGVLAAQNLKFKEIAFPGDSIEVVSKLSFSDANGFKHYSVTAHAGKRLISHGTIINFRESK, encoded by the coding sequence ATGTCTAAATACAGAATTCCTACAAAGATCTTTCTTGAGATGGGCGGCTGGCGACAGCCCCTGATAATGGTCGACAAAATTGATGACTATAAATACGGTGAAAATGGCTACGTGAAAGTCGTCAAACATGTCACCTATAATGATCCGTGGTTATCCGGGCATTTTCCTGACGATCCGATTATGCCCGGCGTCATTATTTCAGAAATTTTTGGTCAGGCCAGCGAGTATTTTTCTTTCCTGACGGATATTTGCGACATTTATCGTGAAAAATATCATGTCGAACTCTCTTCGTTGCGTGATATCCATGCGCGGATAAATGAACCTGAAATGCTGGATATTATTCGTACACGGCGTGCGCAGGTACGTGGGGTGCTTGCTGCGCAAAATCTGAAATTTAAAGAAATAGCCTTCCCGGGTGATTCTATTGAGGTCGTAAGTAAATTATCATTTTCCGACGCTAATGGTTTTAAACACTATTCCGTTACGGCCCATGCAGGGAAACGGCTAATCAGTCACGGTACAATTATTAATTTTCGTGAATCTAAGTAA
- a CDS encoding beta-ketoacyl synthase N-terminal-like domain-containing protein translates to MENAAIIAGYSAHLPFAGNSVQLIEHLRQGKRVEKKPWFRSDDEAKTCGFNGNKYVARLEHINDGALEIVYQLVEEALAQAKLETHCLAGNNVRVYLTGLGRRVDGIDYHSFYDRNDIEDIKLTRSLTRLHVSNMSQDTIACSIAQKYQLQYLPPNMNCTSNSSLTAVHLGCQAIEQGGIDLVVVINCSKIKTQDIWFLDSQSMLDSEVVQPFGENSKCVLFSEGFSVIVLESLRHRRGRDVTGGVRLQSSYAQISAGRGNDASWLSLNVLKIMRAVTEKAGVNVQDLCAIIPHGNGSSVSDKAEAKAIEIFADSHAIPVLAYKGQIGYCATGSGIIDLIIAHHSLIRHELIAPVSNDAILDVMAPFMLIDRGVCEHEKNHLLKIGVGVDGSVIGIVMSALNPA, encoded by the coding sequence GTGGAAAATGCTGCCATCATTGCAGGTTACAGCGCACATTTACCCTTTGCCGGGAATAGTGTTCAGCTTATTGAGCATCTTCGACAGGGAAAGCGGGTCGAAAAGAAACCCTGGTTTCGCTCTGACGACGAGGCAAAAACGTGTGGATTTAATGGCAATAAATATGTCGCCAGGCTGGAGCACATTAATGATGGTGCATTAGAGATTGTGTATCAGTTGGTTGAGGAGGCGCTTGCGCAGGCCAAACTGGAAACACATTGTCTTGCGGGAAATAACGTACGGGTTTATTTGACCGGGCTGGGCAGGCGTGTCGATGGCATCGATTATCACTCTTTTTACGATCGCAATGACATTGAAGATATTAAGCTCACCCGCTCATTAACCCGCCTGCACGTATCGAATATGTCGCAGGATACGATAGCGTGCAGCATTGCGCAGAAATACCAGTTGCAGTATTTGCCGCCAAATATGAACTGCACCAGCAATTCATCACTGACGGCCGTTCATCTGGGATGCCAGGCGATCGAGCAGGGCGGTATCGACCTGGTTGTGGTGATTAATTGTTCGAAAATTAAAACCCAGGATATCTGGTTCCTTGATTCTCAGTCGATGCTGGACAGTGAAGTGGTCCAGCCGTTTGGTGAAAACAGCAAATGCGTACTTTTCTCCGAAGGGTTCAGCGTTATTGTTCTGGAGAGCCTGCGCCACCGTCGCGGCAGAGATGTCACGGGCGGCGTGCGTCTGCAATCCTCCTACGCGCAAATTAGCGCGGGCAGAGGTAATGACGCGTCCTGGCTGAGTCTGAACGTCCTGAAAATCATGCGTGCGGTAACCGAGAAAGCCGGCGTTAATGTGCAGGATTTATGCGCCATTATTCCGCATGGCAATGGTTCTTCCGTCAGCGATAAAGCCGAAGCCAAAGCAATTGAAATATTTGCTGATTCGCACGCGATTCCTGTGCTGGCATATAAGGGACAGATCGGTTACTGCGCAACTGGCTCCGGCATTATCGATTTGATTATTGCCCATCACTCATTAATCCGGCACGAATTAATTGCTCCGGTAAGTAATGATGCCATTTTGGATGTAATGGCACCGTTTATGTTGATTGATCGCGGCGTATGTGAGCATGAAAAAAATCATTTGCTGAAAATTGGCGTCGGCGTGGATGGCTCGGTAATTGGGATCGTGATGTCTGCACTTAATCCCGCGTGA
- a CDS encoding acyl carrier protein, giving the protein MFTIKDDIEKRKDVLLTIKTEIIQRLNIQRDESQIDDDTALFGNGLKLDSVDATEIVVLLDKVFDIKVTESDDPSYMRSINSLATFIIQKKNS; this is encoded by the coding sequence ATGTTTACAATTAAAGACGATATTGAAAAGCGCAAAGATGTATTGCTGACCATCAAAACTGAAATTATTCAACGATTGAATATTCAAAGGGATGAATCTCAAATCGATGATGATACAGCGCTGTTTGGCAATGGTTTGAAGCTGGATTCTGTGGACGCCACAGAGATTGTTGTTCTGCTGGATAAAGTCTTCGACATTAAAGTCACGGAAAGCGACGATCCTTCCTATATGAGAAGCATCAATAGTCTGGCGACATTTATCATTCAGAAGAAAAATTCGTAA
- a CDS encoding SDR family NAD(P)-dependent oxidoreductase, with protein MYMYKYNDLNENTVLVTGASGDIGLGICAKYLEQNCVVYALYKSNATQLNALKASHPAGDKLHIMQCDLADPQSVAALCSHLAEVAGKIDVLVNNAGIVKDSLFASMSFEDFSQVMDTNMLSVFRLIKAALTLLRSAQSPTIINVASVAAIIPSVGQSNYSASKGAMLGFTRTLAAELATYGIRVNAVAPGMIESRMVKKVSRTVVRNVVGSIPLKRLGTCEEVANAIVFLSSSASSYIVGQTIVIDGGLVMR; from the coding sequence ATATATATGTATAAGTACAACGATCTTAATGAAAATACCGTGCTGGTGACGGGCGCGAGTGGCGATATTGGGCTGGGTATTTGCGCGAAGTATTTAGAGCAAAACTGTGTTGTTTATGCACTTTATAAATCAAATGCCACACAGCTCAACGCGCTGAAAGCGTCGCACCCGGCGGGTGACAAACTGCACATTATGCAGTGCGATTTGGCCGATCCGCAGAGCGTAGCGGCGCTCTGCTCCCATCTCGCTGAAGTGGCCGGGAAGATTGATGTTCTGGTCAACAATGCGGGCATTGTCAAAGACAGCCTGTTTGCCTCAATGAGCTTTGAGGATTTCAGCCAGGTGATGGACACCAATATGCTCAGCGTCTTCCGGCTAATCAAAGCTGCGTTGACATTACTGCGTTCAGCGCAGAGCCCGACAATTATCAATGTTGCCTCTGTTGCCGCCATTATCCCGAGCGTCGGCCAGTCCAACTACAGCGCCTCCAAAGGTGCCATGCTGGGCTTTACCCGTACGCTGGCGGCCGAACTGGCTACTTATGGCATCCGCGTCAACGCGGTCGCTCCGGGGATGATTGAATCGCGTATGGTGAAAAAAGTCTCGCGCACCGTTGTGCGCAACGTGGTTGGCTCCATCCCGTTAAAACGGCTCGGTACGTGTGAAGAAGTGGCGAACGCCATTGTTTTCTTAAGTTCCTCAGCTTCCAGTTATATCGTCGGCCAAACTATCGTTATCGATGGTGGTCTGGTAATGCGGTGA
- a CDS encoding ATP-binding protein, producing MEGLMYLSSFALIEPEDKFYFYQPSWLNAWEAHLYNLGLKSTRKKGWGLKRFGTDGSLYAGEMIRNPQYIKYLDAMEQTADAALQALSTKERMKLFKSRTAFIYADSWGEAGLLESISSALHISMLDTLPKNLVKKFSITEPTCKMRGEKYAFTQAMSMAQDYLSWDVFDYVVICCAYRAIPIMVFSEEDIAVARGAKSAQQADGVNLTVERVGCFIFSRHESAWKVNSGHYMAAGHGDISQLNAEDVEIMAFAGLREKSFPADMQHKVIRLADIYGHSGCLTPALSFEYLRQHPVAARKMRTVVPDNLSGYHFFDIEYSAG from the coding sequence ATGGAAGGTTTGATGTACTTATCATCGTTTGCTCTTATTGAGCCGGAAGACAAGTTTTATTTCTATCAACCCAGTTGGCTGAATGCCTGGGAAGCGCATTTATATAATCTGGGGCTTAAGTCTACCCGGAAGAAGGGGTGGGGACTTAAACGTTTTGGTACCGATGGCTCGCTCTATGCTGGTGAGATGATCCGTAACCCGCAGTATATAAAATACCTTGATGCGATGGAGCAGACTGCAGATGCTGCGCTACAGGCTTTATCTACGAAAGAACGGATGAAATTATTCAAGTCGCGAACGGCATTTATCTATGCGGATTCGTGGGGAGAAGCCGGGCTACTGGAGAGTATTTCCAGCGCATTGCATATTTCGATGCTCGACACGTTACCGAAAAATCTGGTGAAGAAATTTTCTATTACCGAACCCACCTGCAAAATGCGCGGGGAGAAATATGCATTCACTCAGGCGATGAGCATGGCGCAGGATTATCTGAGCTGGGATGTTTTTGATTATGTGGTGATTTGCTGCGCCTATCGCGCCATCCCGATCATGGTATTTTCTGAGGAAGATATTGCCGTTGCGCGGGGGGCGAAAAGCGCTCAGCAAGCTGATGGGGTTAACCTGACGGTTGAACGCGTGGGATGTTTTATCTTCAGCCGTCACGAAAGCGCATGGAAAGTGAATAGTGGTCACTATATGGCGGCCGGACATGGCGATATTTCGCAGCTCAACGCTGAGGATGTCGAAATTATGGCGTTCGCAGGCTTACGGGAAAAATCATTTCCGGCAGACATGCAGCACAAGGTTATTCGCCTCGCTGATATTTATGGTCACAGTGGTTGTCTGACTCCCGCATTGAGCTTTGAATATTTGCGCCAACATCCTGTTGCTGCCAGAAAAATGCGTACTGTCGTTCCGGATAATTTATCTGGTTATCACTTTTTTGATATTGAATATTCTGCAGGGTAA
- the acpS gene encoding holo-ACP synthase: MRIGTDIVEVARISRAIANGKMDFIERVYTEKEIIKIDPSDINYERASGFWAAKEAVVKAVGCGFRDGIRFHDIEIIHDEYGCPQFVFTGRLKEILAEKGMENVSLSISHCRTHAVATVIIY; the protein is encoded by the coding sequence ATGCGTATTGGTACGGATATTGTAGAAGTTGCGCGCATAAGTCGGGCGATTGCCAACGGGAAAATGGATTTTATTGAGCGCGTTTATACTGAAAAGGAAATCATAAAAATTGATCCTTCTGATATAAATTATGAACGCGCATCCGGTTTCTGGGCAGCGAAAGAAGCGGTGGTAAAAGCGGTAGGCTGTGGTTTTCGCGATGGTATTCGCTTTCATGATATCGAAATTATTCATGACGAGTATGGCTGTCCGCAATTTGTTTTTACCGGAAGACTGAAAGAGATTCTTGCAGAGAAAGGGATGGAAAATGTATCCCTGAGTATTTCGCATTGCCGGACTCACGCCGTGGCGACGGTCATTATTTATTAA
- a CDS encoding aminomethyltransferase family protein, with amino-acid sequence MTSLNDIHLKNNAMMGIYNDYSIPFAYNEPMVEYKAMRENALLVDYSHMAIVSVMGDDAWALVNHLVSADVSIIRDEQGIYSLVLNDDGTIRGDVYVLCSADGYYLLSEDIPAGELIERLNKSLQKADELDIQQIPEIRAMREDNWGAILLEGPYAWEVMAEIHGFDIIGLPYYEYMSTDDELMIFRCGKHGEFAYMAIGQQSALAEEWQKLVDIGEKYQLQTGGLDYQVIARVENPCWDGRALAHSTLNPVELQMQWAVQYDKEDFVGKEAVEALSHDTHHSKMIGMIAEEACAGIYAGDRVIADGNEVGKVVKALFSPALQRYIALALIDNEYAWSDINGFHIQTANEKVAAQTKGMPFIYNLSMLVSPTEHSYIDASKRKSAV; translated from the coding sequence ATGACATCTCTTAATGATATTCATTTGAAAAATAATGCCATGATGGGCATTTATAACGATTACTCTATCCCCTTTGCCTATAACGAACCGATGGTCGAATATAAGGCGATGCGCGAAAATGCGCTGCTGGTCGACTATTCTCACATGGCGATTGTCAGCGTAATGGGCGATGACGCATGGGCGCTGGTTAACCATCTGGTTTCCGCCGACGTTTCGATTATTCGTGATGAGCAGGGTATTTACTCTCTGGTGCTGAATGACGATGGCACGATCCGTGGCGATGTTTATGTACTCTGCTCCGCAGACGGTTATTACCTGCTTTCAGAAGATATTCCGGCAGGTGAACTGATTGAACGCCTGAATAAAAGTCTGCAAAAAGCGGATGAACTCGATATCCAGCAGATCCCGGAAATTCGCGCCATGCGTGAAGATAACTGGGGCGCTATCCTGCTGGAGGGGCCATACGCCTGGGAAGTCATGGCTGAAATTCATGGCTTCGATATTATCGGTCTGCCGTATTATGAATATATGAGTACCGATGATGAGCTGATGATTTTCCGCTGTGGCAAGCACGGCGAATTTGCTTACATGGCGATCGGTCAACAGTCTGCGCTGGCGGAAGAGTGGCAGAAACTGGTCGATATTGGCGAAAAATATCAGTTGCAGACCGGCGGCCTTGATTACCAGGTCATCGCGCGAGTAGAGAATCCTTGCTGGGATGGCCGCGCGCTGGCGCACAGCACGCTGAATCCCGTTGAGCTGCAAATGCAATGGGCCGTGCAATACGACAAAGAAGATTTTGTCGGTAAAGAGGCTGTCGAAGCGCTGTCTCACGACACTCATCATTCTAAAATGATTGGTATGATCGCCGAAGAAGCGTGTGCGGGTATTTACGCCGGCGATCGTGTCATCGCGGATGGCAATGAAGTGGGTAAAGTTGTCAAAGCCCTCTTTTCACCCGCCTTACAGCGATATATTGCTCTGGCGCTTATCGATAATGAATATGCATGGTCCGATATTAACGGCTTCCATATTCAAACCGCGAATGAAAAAGTCGCTGCGCAAACGAAAGGTATGCCGTTTATTTATAACCTGAGCATGTTGGTTAGCCCAACTGAGCACAGTTATATTGATGCCAGCAAAAGAAAAAGCGCAGTTTGA